The genomic DNA CGATCCTGACGGACAGCGGCGGATTTCAGGTGATGAGCCTCGCCGGCCTGCGTAAGCTGACTGAAGAGGGCGTTACGTTCAAAAGCCATATCGACGGATCAAAGCATAGCCTGACACCGGAACGGTCGATGGAGATACAGCGTCTGCTGGGCAGTGACATCGTGATGTGTTTCGATGAATGCCCGGCGCTGCCTGCCGATCGCAAGCGGATCGAGGCCAGCATGCAGCTGTCGATGCGTTGGGCGGCGCGGTCTCGGGATGCGTTCGGTGACAGGCCCGGTCATGCCCTCTTTGGCATTCAACAGGGCGGGTTGGACGAAGACCTGCGCGGGCAGAGTGCGGAGGCGTTGCGCGGCATTGGTTTTGACGGTTATGCGGTCGGCGGACTGGCTGTGGGCGAGGGACAGGAGGCGATGTTCAGCGTGCTGGACTTTGCGCCGGATCAGCTGCCGGAGGACAAGCCGCGCTACCTGATGGGCGTGGGCAAGCCCGATGATATCGTGGGTGCCGTAGCGCGCGGGATTGACATGATGGACTGTGTATTGCCGTCACGCTCTGGCCGGACGGGTCAGGTCTTTACCCGGCGCGGCGTCGTGAACATCAAAAATGCGCGTCATGCGGATGATCCGCGCCCGCTGGATGAAGATTGCACATGTCCCGCCTGCACGGGGTATTCCCGTGCATATCTGCATCACGTTTTTCGCAGCCACGAGATGATCAGTGGCATGCTGCTGACATGGCATAACCTGCATTACTTCCAGGAACTGATGTCTGGGATGCGCGATGCGATCTCAGAAGGCACCTTTGACGCTTGGCAGGAGGGATTTCACGCGCAGCGGACCAAAGGCGATATCATCCCGATTTGAACGTGGACGTGGTATTACGCCGGGACGGTGTTGAGTATCGTGAAGAACATTGAAAGACATTTGAGAAATCGATTTGCGGCAAGGGTTGCCCCACGATTGCTGAAATTTCACGCCATTTGTGAACGGATCGCCCTTGCTGAGCGGTGCAGGGGCGGGCATTGTGCCCCGACCGAGGTTGAAACAGGTGCACGCGCGCCCCAGATTAACCTCCTGTAACGGAGAGGGCGTGGCTGCCGCCAGGCGGGGCCGGACCCTCTTGCCAATAAAGACCCGGGCACAGACCCGGGCATTGCAAAGGAAAGAGCATGCAAGAGCCCCTCAATTCCTCTTACCCGGTGCTGCCACTGCGCGATATCGTGGTGTTCCCGCACATGATCGTGCCGCTGTTCGTTGGCCGCGACAAATCCGTGCGCGCGCTAGAAGAGGTGATGGCCGATGACAAACAAATCCTGCTCTCCAGTCAGGTCGACCCCAGCGAGGATGACCCCGAGGTTGGCGGTATCTACAAGGCAGGCGTTCTGGCCAATGTGCTGCAACTGCTGAAGCTGCCCGATGGCACGGTCAAGGTGCTGGTCGAGGGTGTCGCGCGGGTGCGGATCGTCGAATACCTTGAGAATGAAGACTTCTTTGAAGCGCGTGCCGAGTATCTGACCGAGATGCCGGGTGACGCTGCCACGATTGAGGCGCTGTTGCGCACCGTGGGCAACGAGTTCGAGCGTTACGCCAAGGTCAAGAAGAACATCCCCGAAGAGGCGCTGGCGGCTGTGTCCGGCTCGGAAGAGCCCG from Roseovarius pelagicus includes the following:
- the tgt gene encoding tRNA guanosine(34) transglycosylase Tgt: MTRFSFDLKARDGRARSGVISTPRGEIRTPAFMPVGTAATVKAMLPESVAATGADILLGNTYHLMLRPTAERIDRLGGLHKFMNWDRPILTDSGGFQVMSLAGLRKLTEEGVTFKSHIDGSKHSLTPERSMEIQRLLGSDIVMCFDECPALPADRKRIEASMQLSMRWAARSRDAFGDRPGHALFGIQQGGLDEDLRGQSAEALRGIGFDGYAVGGLAVGEGQEAMFSVLDFAPDQLPEDKPRYLMGVGKPDDIVGAVARGIDMMDCVLPSRSGRTGQVFTRRGVVNIKNARHADDPRPLDEDCTCPACTGYSRAYLHHVFRSHEMISGMLLTWHNLHYFQELMSGMRDAISEGTFDAWQEGFHAQRTKGDIIPI